The window TTGCTCAACAGGAAGAGGGGGTACCTCGACGACAGTTTTTCAAGTCCGGCATAAACCCCTTCGTAGATATGCGGTTTCATATCGGGCACCAGCAACTGGTATTGACTGACTACCCCGTCGAACAACCGGTCCTGGGCCGACCGGGAAGCATCGGGAATGATGGTCTCGAGCATCACGCGCGCCTCCCGTCCCATCAGGCCCAGGAGCTCTTCGCGATTAACCCGCCTACTGTATCCTTCTGCTTCCAATGCCCTGTTCCAAGAAATTGCGTAAGAATCGACATTGTCCCAAAGGGTGCCGTCCATATCGAAAATCAGGCTATCGGGTTTTACCATACAATCTTCTGTCATTTTCCGGTCCGCTTGCCCCGCCAGCACGAAGGCAGCGCCTTCCAGTGACCGGATCCATCTTGCAGACCTCTTTTATTATGAGGTGCAAAAGTAGTCAACAATGGCCGAAAGGACAAATTAATGCCCCTTAAAATAGCGGATAACCGGTTTTTATCCTATTTTTGTATAAAATTGAAGCTATGGAAAAGAGAAGCGTTTGCGTCATCATCAATCCCGTTTCCGGCACGGAGTCGAAAAAAAATATCCCCGAGGAGGTCGCATCCGCTTTTGACCAGACCCATTTCGATGTCATTTTCCGGATTACAGGTTATCCCGGCCACGCCACCGAGATTGCCAGGCAGGCGGTAAAGGAGAAGTTCGCCTACGTGTTGACTGTCGGAGGCGACGGTACGGTCAACGAGGTTGCCAAAGCCCTGGTGAACAGCGATACGGTACTGGGAATCATCCCGTTCGGATCGGGGAACGGCTTGGCACGCGACCTGCATATCTCCATGGATTCGGAGAAGGCCATCCAGACCATTCTCGAAGGAAATGTCCGCACCATTGATTACGGCTCCGCCAACGGTCACATCTTCTTTTGTACCTGCGGCGTCGGATTCGATGCATTCATCAGTGACAAGTTTGCCGAAGAGAAGAAACGGGGCCCCCTGGGTTATGTTCGTAACATTGTGGAAGGCGTGGTTGAATTCAAATCGGAAGAGTATGAAATCAGGCATGACGGGGGAACACTCCGCGAACGGGCATTTCTTCTCACTTGTGCCAATGCCTCCCAGTACGGCAATGAAGTATATATTGCTCCCGGGGCCGACATGGAGGACGGGAAGATGAATGTCTCCATCCTGAAACCGCTTGATCCCAACGAGATTCCGCAAACCACCCTGCAACTCTTTACCAAGAATATCGACAAGAACAGCAAGATGGTCTCGCTGCTCACCAGCAGACTGATTATCAAGCGGGAGAAACCGGGAGTACTGCATGTCGACGGGGAGCCGGTAAGCACAGGCGACGAGATCGACGTGCAGATTTTTCACAAGGGATTGAAGGTCTTTGCTCCGAAGCAGATTGAAGAAAAGAGGGTAAAAGAGAAGGAGAACATCTTCACTGCCATTACACGCTGGATCAACATCTGAGATGAACTGACAGAGAGCAGGCCCACGCCATGCGTGAGCCCTACCCCTGCCTTATGGAGCTGCTAACGGCTCCGGTCAGTTTTTAAGTAAAATTTCGTTGATTGCCTGCCTGAAGGCATCCTTCGGCAATGCACCCTGCGCCATTTGCGGCGCTTCATTCATCGGAACGAATAGCAGTGTTGGAATGCTGCGGATCCCGAAATCGGCAGCCAACTCCTGTTCAGCTTCGGTATTTACCTTGTAGATATAGATCTGCCCATCATATTCTGCAGCCAGCTCCTCCAGTATCGGAGCTATCATTTTACACGGTCCGCACCAATCGGCATAGAAATCTATGATTGCAGGTTTATCACCCAGATACTCCCAGGTTTGGGAATTTTTCTCATAATCAGCCACTTTCGTCAGAAATTCGGCTTTTGTCAAATGAATTGTCTTGCTCATATTATTACGCTTTACATTGATTTTCTGTTGAGTTTCAGACTCCGGTAACGGGGAAACCGACCGGTTACTGTTATTGCCGCAAGCGACAAGTATTACCAATGCCGCAACTGCGGCAAAAATCACAACTCTATTTTTCATAACCCTATTTTTTTTACCGATCATTCTCTTTTGTCTCGGTTTTTGTAAAAATATCGAAGATAAGCACCCCCAGAACAGCACCGTAAATCATCATTCTCCATGGATTTGCGGTGATGGGGCAGCTACCGGTGCCACAACCCACAAAGTAGTAATAGAGAAGGCCCCCGAGGGCACCCACAATGAGCCCAGCTACCCTTAATCGATGTTTCCTGAAAAAGTCATTCATATTCAGCTCCTCTCAATTACAACCCGCAATGCAGTGCAGCAACTGGACAACTCGCCTGTCCCTTATCGAATA of the Petrimonas mucosa genome contains:
- the trxA gene encoding thioredoxin, which produces MKNRVVIFAAVAALVILVACGNNSNRSVSPLPESETQQKINVKRNNMSKTIHLTKAEFLTKVADYEKNSQTWEYLGDKPAIIDFYADWCGPCKMIAPILEELAAEYDGQIYIYKVNTEAEQELAADFGIRSIPTLLFVPMNEAPQMAQGALPKDAFRQAINEILLKN
- a CDS encoding HAD family hydrolase encodes the protein MVKPDSLIFDMDGTLWDNVDSYAISWNRALEAEGYSRRVNREELLGLMGREARVMLETIIPDASRSAQDRLFDGVVSQYQLLVPDMKPHIYEGVYAGLEKLSSRYPLFLLSNCEKGGLVNFMKHTGTAHLFTDFLEHGENLKPKSYNMRLLKERNQLQAPFYIGDTDSDSKASAEAGLPFVFVTYGFGKTENFICSFDSFPQLVDYFLHI
- a CDS encoding DUF6132 family protein → MNDFFRKHRLRVAGLIVGALGGLLYYYFVGCGTGSCPITANPWRMMIYGAVLGVLIFDIFTKTETKENDR
- a CDS encoding diacylglycerol/lipid kinase family protein, which encodes MEKRSVCVIINPVSGTESKKNIPEEVASAFDQTHFDVIFRITGYPGHATEIARQAVKEKFAYVLTVGGDGTVNEVAKALVNSDTVLGIIPFGSGNGLARDLHISMDSEKAIQTILEGNVRTIDYGSANGHIFFCTCGVGFDAFISDKFAEEKKRGPLGYVRNIVEGVVEFKSEEYEIRHDGGTLRERAFLLTCANASQYGNEVYIAPGADMEDGKMNVSILKPLDPNEIPQTTLQLFTKNIDKNSKMVSLLTSRLIIKREKPGVLHVDGEPVSTGDEIDVQIFHKGLKVFAPKQIEEKRVKEKENIFTAITRWINI